Part of the Flammeovirga agarivorans genome is shown below.
AGGAATATCATTAGTTCAGGGTTGAGAACTTGGTTAACGATAATCACATTATCTCTGGCATTTGTCATGATCCTATTTTTCAATAGCCTATATATGGGTTGGGAATACCAAGGGATCAAGGATCAAGTGAACTGGGAGTTTGCAGAAGGACAATTGATTCATGCAGATTATGATAAAATGGATCCATTTACGATTGAGTCAGGACATGGCCAATATTCAGAAAATGCACATTTAACCCCAGTATTAATCCGTCAGGCAAATATTTACCCTGATGGTCGAATGTTACCAATTTTATTAAAGGGGATTGCGTCAGAACAGGACGTAGTTAAACTACCCACAAAGGTTTTATCCAATTCTAAGGTGCCAATTCCGGTAATTATTGGTCAAGGGATGGCCCAAGACAATCACTTGAAAAAGGGTGATGAAATCTTAATGAGGTGGAAAGATAAAAATGGAACCTTTGACGCTCAAAATGTTACTATTGTTGATATTTTCGAAACAACTGTACCAACAGTTGATGCTAACCAAGTTTGGATAGGTTTGGAGAAATTGAATCAACTAACAGGGTTTCATCAGCAGGCCACTTACCTTCTAGCAGATAAAGAATATAAACATCAAAATATAGAAGGTTGGGAATACGAATCAAAACAGGAATTACTTCAACCTTTTTATGATTTGATAGAAATGAAAAAAGGAGGTTCTTCATTTCTATATGGAATTCTCATGTTAATCGCATTAATCGCCATTTTCGATTCTCAGGTATTTTCTGTTTTTAAACGTCAGAAAGAAATTGGGACCTATATAGCTTTAGGTTTTACCAAAAAAAGAGTCACTTTCTTATTTACTCTAGAAGGCACAATGTATGCGTTTATTGCGACAATTGTCGGTTCAGCAGTGGCTATTCCATTAATTATGTGGCTGAACAAAGTCGGTATTCCTATGACTTCCAATTTGGAGCAATCAAGAAAGATGGGAATTACTATTGATGAGTTTATATACCCATTGTTAACTCCAGAGTTATTTTTCAAAACTATAATATTGGTGGTGCTTTTATCGGCTGTTATTAGCTATCTACCGGTGAGAAAAATTTCTAAAATGAATACTGTTGACGCATTAAAAGGGAAGAAATAATGTTTGAGTTTTTATTTAAAGGTCTTATTAGAGACAAAAGTAGAAGTTTACTCCCTGTTATTGTTGTTAGCTTGGGAGTAACATTATCTGTATTCTTCATAGGTTATATTGAAGGATTTTCTACAGATATGATTAGTCAAAATGCTCGTTTTGGAACTGGTCATGTGAAAGTAATGACAAGGGAGTATGTTAAAAATATATCACAACGTCCTTTAGATTTATCAATCTTAGAAGCTGATAAGTTATTAGAACAACTGAATGATAAATACCCAGAGATGGATTGGGTAAGAAGGTTCTCCTTTGGTGGTATTCTTGATGTACCCGATAAAAATGGAATTACTAAAACACAAGGTATTGCAGGTGGAATGGCATTTAACCTATCATCTTCATCTAAAGACCTAGAAAGAATGCAGATCCGAGAGAACCTAGTCGAAGGAAAAATGCCTTCTGGTTCATTTGAAATGTTGTTGGGAAAAGGTCTGGCCGAAAGAATGGGAGTAAAGTTAGGGGATACAATTACCTTCTTCGGAGCTACTATGGATGGAAGTATGTCTTTTCAAAATTTCACATACGTGGGAGCAGTATCTTTTGGAATGTCTGTCATGGATGATAGAACTTTTATTATAGATACAAAAGATGCTGAGCAAATCTTGGATATGGAAAATGCCGCTCAGGAAATTTTCGGTTTTCTTCCCATTGATATTTATGATGGAGATAAGATACAGGAAGTAAAGAATTCATTCAATGCACTTTATGAAAATGATACTGATGAATATGCACCAGAAATGTTGGCATTGAGAGATCAGAATGGTTTAAGCACTATGTTGGACTTGATGAACACATTTGCATCAATTTTTAATATCTTCTTTATTTTCGCGATGTCTATTGTTTTATGGAACACAGGTTTATTAGGTGGCTTAAGAAGGTATACTGAATTCGGAATCCGAATCGCAATTGGAGAGTCTAAAAAAGCAATTTATAAAAGCCTTTTGTTGGAGTCTGTAATAGTTGGAGTCATAGGTTCTATCATAGGAACTGTATTCGGGTTGCTTCTTACATTTTATTTACAAGAAGTAGGTTTAGATATTTCTAATGTAACATCTGGTCAAAATAGTGTTTTGATTAGCAATGTCATTCGGGCTAAATTGGTTTCAACTCAACTTTGGATAGGTTTTATACCTGGTGTAATGGCCACTTTCCTTGGTGCTTTATTGTCAGGAAGAGGTGTTTTTAAGCGTCAAACATCAGAATTATTTAACGAATTGGGTGTTTAAATACTAGAACAATGAAAAAAATAATAACAATAGTTTTACTTTATATATCCTCTTTATCACTTG
Proteins encoded:
- a CDS encoding ABC transporter permease is translated as METIHNILLSFRLAFRNIISSGLRTWLTIITLSLAFVMILFFNSLYMGWEYQGIKDQVNWEFAEGQLIHADYDKMDPFTIESGHGQYSENAHLTPVLIRQANIYPDGRMLPILLKGIASEQDVVKLPTKVLSNSKVPIPVIIGQGMAQDNHLKKGDEILMRWKDKNGTFDAQNVTIVDIFETTVPTVDANQVWIGLEKLNQLTGFHQQATYLLADKEYKHQNIEGWEYESKQELLQPFYDLIEMKKGGSSFLYGILMLIALIAIFDSQVFSVFKRQKEIGTYIALGFTKKRVTFLFTLEGTMYAFIATIVGSAVAIPLIMWLNKVGIPMTSNLEQSRKMGITIDEFIYPLLTPELFFKTIILVVLLSAVISYLPVRKISKMNTVDALKGKK
- a CDS encoding ABC transporter permease translates to MFEFLFKGLIRDKSRSLLPVIVVSLGVTLSVFFIGYIEGFSTDMISQNARFGTGHVKVMTREYVKNISQRPLDLSILEADKLLEQLNDKYPEMDWVRRFSFGGILDVPDKNGITKTQGIAGGMAFNLSSSSKDLERMQIRENLVEGKMPSGSFEMLLGKGLAERMGVKLGDTITFFGATMDGSMSFQNFTYVGAVSFGMSVMDDRTFIIDTKDAEQILDMENAAQEIFGFLPIDIYDGDKIQEVKNSFNALYENDTDEYAPEMLALRDQNGLSTMLDLMNTFASIFNIFFIFAMSIVLWNTGLLGGLRRYTEFGIRIAIGESKKAIYKSLLLESVIVGVIGSIIGTVFGLLLTFYLQEVGLDISNVTSGQNSVLISNVIRAKLVSTQLWIGFIPGVMATFLGALLSGRGVFKRQTSELFNELGV